The genomic stretch CTGTGCACGTAAGAGAACTTTTCAATCTTGGATGTCTGCTATAATCACCTGGGAAGCTTTTAGAAGTCCCCATGCCCAGGCTGCATGCAAGGCCAATTCCACCAGAAGCCCCGGGGTGGGACCCACGCATCAGGATGTTTTTAAACCTCCACAGGTGATTTCCATTGTGCAGCCAAGGAtggaaaccactgatctaaagcaatgttgttttattttgcctgGATGATttatgtgtgtgctgtgtgtattAATTTATTGTTCTAGCACTGATGCTTTCAAGTTACCTGGTCAACAGTAATAGAAATAGGAGCCTGTTATtttgtaattagaaaaatattaaagattttaaaaagctagaaTTTGCTAGGAAGGAAATCAACCTTTATTAAGTTCCTACTGGGTGCTAGGCACTGAGGTCATTCACATatgttgtctcatttaatcctcaggcGAATCCTGCAAGGTAGGGGGTGGTTCGTTTTGGCAGGTAAAAAACTGGCTTGGAGAAATCAAATAGTTCTAAGTCTCACAGCTCACAAATGACAGACTCAGGCTCAAGTCCATGAGATGCCCAGCCCCATATCCTTTTCCTTACCCTGTGGTATATGTGAAATGGTTTTTCCATACacattagttaaaataaaaaattggtacTGGGATTAAAATAAGTTCCAGATATttgttaaatttacttatttggaaaattttatctTCCCACTAATACCAGAGATTCTTGTCTCTTTATATCTCACATCTGATGTTAAACTGATTTTGACTTATCAATTGTTATTATAGGAAAGTTTAACTCATTTTAATTTACCACCTTAAATacacttggaaaaaataatttagttcCTTCTCTTAACTCTGTCATGTGCCACAAAGAGATACTTACTATAAAAACTGCATTTACTCATCCCCTTCCCAAGCACCTCCTTCGCCCATGTGGAGGTCTCTTTGAGTGTCTGTGCTGGGAGGTAGAGGTCCAGGGTGGGGTGAGGAGTAGAATAAAGAGGTGGAGGCTGAGGTCCCTGAGTGCTGGTGTTCTCTGGGGTACCAGATGACTTGAGGTAGGGGTGGAAAGAGGGAGCTCTCTGGTAACTCCACTTCAGTGAAACACTTTTGAGGATATATGGATTTCTGGCGGCAGGCTGTCCTTTCCTACCCACCCCAGCGATATAGGCATTGGATGTGCGTACCTATTTTTTCCCACTTTCCgtcctgctttctctctggctctgctgTGCTATGTTACTTGCAGGGTTGTTGAAGAGGTGGTTTTATCTCTGTTTGCAACCTAGaagatttatttctctcttgGAATGTCTGGCTTAGGCTTTTCTGGGGCATGtggatttcatttgatttttagttGGTAGAAATCAAACTGCTTCTAAGTCTTTGTCTCCTTCATTGGCAGCTCTTCAGCTAGCAGCTCTCTTCGTGTGTTGCAACCTTAGAAAACCAGCAGGATGGCCGCAAACAAGAGTAAGGGCCAGAGCTCCTTGGCCCTTCACAAGGTGATCATGGTTGGCAGTGGAGGGGTTGGCAAGTCGGCCCTGACGCTTCAGTTCATGTATGATGAGGTAAGACATACCAGGCACAGATGGCTTTCATCATCGAGTCTGCTGTAACAATGTCCCTTTTCCAACTGTGTCCATGTGCTCATTGCCCCACATGCATGGAGGGTCATGGGCAAATTTGTGTTAACTTGGTTTCTGAATAGCTTCCTGGGGGAGTCTAATCAGCATAAGACCTGGGTTCCTGATTTTTGGTAAGTAATTTCAAATGTGGCAAGTATGTGAGGGGTCCCTGCTTGCATGATTTCCATCAtcctttatgatttctttctgaCACAAGGGAGGAGGCTGTTTCTAAAGAACAGATCAGATACTTAGCTTTGTAACAGTCAATTTGGGGAGATATTAAAGGGAGCTAAGTTGTCGTAAGACAGTCTTTCCCCAAGTGATAGACATCCAATTCTCTCTAGTTCTCCTACACAGCAAAGGGAAGCTTGAACCATCCTTGCCTTAAATTGATATCACTTAATGTAGATAATAGAGCTGGTGCCAAGTCCAGTGTGGCAACAGTTTTGATTTCTGTGGCAACAAACATCCCTGCCTGATGGCCATTGGCTGGTATTAAAGGCAGAGTGTTCTGACAAGAGCTTGCATTCTGTTCACAAGGGTGTGTGCTTTACAAGATTTGCAGACAGAAGTGACTTGTAGCCACAGTTGGTTAAGATTGTTATCTGTTTTCCCTAGACTTGCCCTCTGTCCAGTTTCCGCTGATGTTGGATGGTATTGGTGTGGCAATGACCATTTTTGGGATCTAGCTTAGGGAAGTGGAATAGGGATACTGTTAGTTGGGAATTAGTGGAATATAGTTATGTGGTTTGGAGTCACTTTGGCATGTGGTTGTTACCAGCTGTCCCACTGTCAGCATGGCTTCCAGGAATATGGCCACCACCTAGTCTGCTAACTCACCTGGCACTGTGACATGAGATACAGAGCCAGGAGTATATCGTGGTGTGGATGTTATCCCGTGGCACCTGACTCTGAAAATGTGTGGGCCGTGGAGGAAACGCAAGCATCGAGACGTAAAGAGCTGGTCTGGAAATTGGTCTGGAAGGTTCTTCCAGATCTTACAGCTTCTTACAGGGAAATTGAGTAGAGGTTCCTAAATTTGACAATAGTCCTACAACTTTTATGACTAGTGATGTCAAGTCATTGTGAAGCTGCAAAAAACCCTTCTAAACtttcaagaaaagagaaatttggaCTGATTATGCTGGAGGACAGACTAAATTGCTTTTTATTCATTATAGGAAGTAGTACAGAATCACTGGCATGTCTGGTGAGATCATCAGAGTATacggcaaacaaacaaaccaacaggAAGGTATGTTAGAGAGATGCCAGGCAGTTACTTAGCCAAAATGTTTTTTCGCTGGATTTTGTGAAATAAGTAgtatttgtattgtttttcttttttttccttaaagattttatttatttatttgacagagtaagagagagtacaagcagggggagtggcaggcaaagggagagggagaagcagagtttgatcccaggacactgggattatgacctgagccaaaggcagatgcttaactgaatgagccacccaggagccccttgtaTTGATTTTCTGTTGCCATGTAACAAATTCCTACAAATGTAGCAGCCTCAAACAACGCACATTTGTTATCTAGTTTCCAGGGGTCTGGCACAGCTTAGCTGGGTGCTGTTCTCCGGGTCCCACAAGGCTGCATCAGTGTCAACTGtggctctgagctcagctgaGGCTCGGGTCCTCTTCCACGCTCTGGGTGCTGACAGAGTTCGGTTTCTTGCAAACATGGGTTGGAGGTCCATAGGTCCTTGCTACCAGGCTCTTTCCGTAGGTAGTTCATATGATGGCAGCCGCCTCTTCAGGGCCAGTAGGAATGTCTCTCTGGTTAGCTAAGACAGATTcttatataagaaaatgaaatcacaggGTGATCTTGTGGCTATTGCCACAGTCCCTTGGTTAGAAGCCAGTCACAGATTCCTCTGTATTTAAGGGGAGAGCATCTTACCAGGGCATGACTTACTGAGGGTCCCCTGAGGGTATATTTGCCGTAGTagttgtccatttaaaaaaatttataatggattatgatttcttttcccaCTCTAGATATTCATTTTTGTATCCAATATTATATGAGTCATTTTATATTCTGTCcttaaaaaagatgaataagcTTCAGACCAAATTTCCTCCTTGAATGAATAAACTTTAGACCTTGATTTCCTCCTGGGTCATTCCCTCCCTATATCTCACAATAAGAAACCTTTGTCTTTTGATGTTTGCTTCTCTTTATCTTGTACTAGGGGCCAAAGTGGGGAAGTCTCGTGGAATCTGCTTGATTTACTAAGAATGTTTTTTTGCATAAAAGAGGTGGGGCATGTCTTGAAGATGGCTTTGGAAGTCTTTGTTTCTGCTTGATAACATAATTTGCTTACtaaaaattccttaatttttcttctgtggagtctgggaggaagagagagtgaggagaagaGTTAAGATGGAGACAGGATTAGAGGAGTAGCTTGTTAATCAAGATGAAGAAGGGAATTTTGTCCCCCCAGGGAATCActgacaatgtctggagatatttatGGGTGTCCCAACGAGAGGACCGGTGCTACTAGCACCTactgggtagaggccagggatggtgCTAAGCAACCTGTGGCACACAGGAGAGATCCCACAACAACAAATTCTCCAGTGCAGATAGTCTTGTCAATAGCAGGGCTGCCGACACTCTACGAGATGAAGTAGGAGAGTCAGATCGggatttgtgtttttgttatgtatgtttgtgtgtgcgtatggtgagagggaggggaaaagatgCACGCAGAAGACTTTTGCTCCCCTTTTCCAGTATCTTCAGAGAAAACACGGAAAGCTGGGCTTGATCttagtctgtttttttcttgGGCTATCATATTTGAGGACTGGAGAGCAGCAGTTGTTGAAAAAATGATAACATAAAATTAGAGCAAGCAAAGCGTAGAGATGAAGCGTTGTATGTTTGGAGAAGTCTTTAATTGATTTTCTAAAATAGTGCTGTCTTCTAGAACCTTCTACCATGgtgaaaatgttctgtatttatgCTGTCCATACGTGTGGCTCCTCAGCTCCATGACGTGAACTTAGTGGCTATTATATTGGGCAGTAGAGATCCAGAATCATAATTTTGGAGCTTGAAGAAACCTTCACAGTGATTCCCAAACTTAGCTGATCACAGAATCTCCTGGGGGGGGGACTTTGTAAAAAAACACCTTATGGATACTATTTCTAGATTTGAAAATGggaatctttctttttaagaagctCTCTTGGAGTTTCCAACATATGGCCAAGTGTGGCGACTTCTGCCTGAGACATGAGCTAGTCAAGCCTGATTTCGCAGACGAGGAAACTAGGTCCTGCACTCGGGGATGCCAGTTATCTAATGTCTCACGGGCTACCCACGTTCTTTGTTCTTGGTCCTGTGCTTTaccccaagttaaaaaaaaatcaagattatgGCAAAAATTGCTGTGAAAATTAGATTATGTGAGGAATGGTGGTTCCAGAAGTGTGTATTTTTGGCTAAGTTCGGACTTTGAGAAAAATTGGAGGGAGATCTTAACCTTTTTATCTTTGATCTCTTATACTCTTTAGACTGTCAGCGGCTGGCTCAGTGGCTGGCTAAGTCATGCTCAGTAAGAAGGGAGTCTCCATGAAAGTTGTCTTAGTTTTGTGTGTCTTGGGCATATGAAACTGAATCACACACAGCCTTGCAAGGCCTGGATCATCTTAGCAGATACCAAGACTCTAGGGATTTCCTGTTtctagtggaaaaaagaaaacatcaagatTGCAATCTGTGTTCTAATAATCTGCACACCTTTCCTGGCATAGAGGTATGCCGTCGTATCAGGACCTCTGGTTTCCCGCCTTCTGGGAGTCCCTGGAACTCTTGCTATTTTGACCTTGAAAGCTCAGAAATGAACAATTGAGATGCTTTATGATGATATTCAGAAATTTGCAGAGGGTGGTGGGCTTTTTTGGGGTCATGGATTTATCTCTTTTGAAAGGAGTTAAAAGGACACTGTGTGAAGCATAGGTCAATTTTCAcgtattatatattttaagatactgTTAGTACAAACTTAAGAACCTAATactaaaaattgttttgttttttgttctgaaatttaaaatcacTTGAAGAACCAGTGGCTTTTAATTGGCAGCatgaagctattttttaaaaaatttattttagagagaggatgtgtgcaagtggggggaggggttggggggagagagagacagagagagagagagagagaagcagactccctgctgagcacagagccccctgcagagcttgatctcacaactctgagatcatgacctgagttgaaatcaagagttggaatcaaccaactgagccacccaggtgccccagtatgaggctcttttttctttccctaaagattttatttatttatttgacagagagagatcacaagtaggcagagaggcaggcagagagagagggggaagcaggctccctgctgagcagagagcccgctgcggggctcgatcccaggaccctgagatcatgacccgagctgaaggcagaggcttaacccactgagccacccagccatgaGGCTCTTTTTAAGGGTATTCTTCAAAGGGCTCATAAGTTCAAATTGCTAATTtcagttcaatttttaaatttttaaaatttagggtcacctgggtggcttagtaggttaagtgtctgcctttggctcaggtcatgatctcaaggtcctgggttcaagttccacattgggggttcctgctcagtggggaacctgcttctccgtctcctgcttcccctgtttgtgttccctcccttgcttgctctctctgtcaaataaataaaaacctttaaaaaaacaaattaaaaaaatttaaattatagtttattaaggtataattcacatgccatgaTATTCACCCTTTTCAAGTGTGAATTCACAAGTCAATTCAATGACTTTAATATATTCACACAGAAGTGCAACCATCACTATataattttagaacaattttctcaaaaaaagaaaaaaagaaaagaaacactctACATATTAACATCTTTCCTCATTACTGCctcccctgcttcccctcctcgtTCTTGATAACCACTTTCTATTCTTATGGATTTGCCtatctagacatttcatataaatcgAATCATATAACATATAATCTTTATATCTGGctttttcactttgcataatgtctTGAAAGCTCACCATATTGTAACTTGTATCTgtgctttgttcctttttttttttttttagaagatttttatttatttgagagagtgagcgagcatggAGTGGGGCATGgcaggacagggagagggagaatcagactccccactgagcagggagcctgatgtgggacttgatctcaggaccctgagatcatgatttgagccaaaggcagatgctcaactgactgagccacccaggcgcccttccctttttttttggattcttatttatttacttaagatagagcacgtgtgcatgcatgctctcaagtggggggaagggcagagggagagagagaatttttttttataatttttttttaagattgtatttatttatcagagagagagggggccagagagcaagcacaggcagacagaactggcaggcagaggcagagggagaagcaggctccttgccgagcaaggagccccatgcgggactcgatcccaggacaccgggatcatgacctgagccgaaggcagctgcttaaccaactgagccacccatgcatccctctttttttttttttttttttttaagattttatttttttatttatagacagagttcacaagtaggcagagaggcaggcggcggggggcggggggacgcaggctccccgctgagcagagagccagatatggggcttgatcccaagaccctgagatcatgacccgagctgaaggcagaggctttaacccactgagccacccaggcgccccagagagagagaatcttttttttttttttttaattttttaatttttttataaacatatatttttatccccaggggtacaggtctgtgaatcgccaggtttacatacttcacagcactcaccaaagcacataccctccccaatgtccataaccccaccccccttctcccaacccctctccccccagcaaccctcagtttgttttgtgagattaagagtcacttatggtttgtctctctcccaatcccatcttgtttcattttttaaagattttatttatttatctgacagacagagatcacaagtaggcagagaggcaggcagagagagaggaggaagcaggcttcctgcggagcagagagcccaacgcggggatcgatcccaggaccctgggaccacgacccaagcggaaggcagagactttaacccactgagccacccaggcacccggagagagagaatcttaagcaggctccacacccagcatggaatcCAGTGTGAGGCTctatctcatgatgctgagatcatgacctgagctgaaataaggggttggacacttaactgactgaactacccaggtgccccagtacttcattcctttttatcatggaataatattccattgtctggacatggtatattttatttatgcctTCATCAATTGATAGATATTTGGATTGTGTCTGCTtctttggctattttgaataacattgctatgaacatttgtgtataaatTTTTGTGTAGACCTATGTCTTAAATTCTCTTGCATAAATATATTGAGGCATGAAACTTGTTGAGTCTTATGGTAACTGTACGTATAACTTTTTGGGAATGGCAAAGCTGTTTTCCATAGCATGTGCACCATTTTATAATCCTATAAGCAATGTATGAGGATTtcaatttcttcatatccttgccaacacttatcaTTGTCTCTTTTTTGATTTTACATCCTAgtaggtatgaagtggtatctcattgtggttctgatttacatttctccgatgactaatgatgttgggcCTTGTTtgatgtacttattgccatttgtatatcatctttggagaaatgtttatttgggtcctttctgtattttcaaattgggttatttgtctttttattgttaaattttaagagtattttatgtttttggaatATAAgtcccttattagatatatgattaataaattttttctctcattttatgggttatcttttcactttctttttttttaagattgtatttatttatttgacagagatcacaagtaggcagagaggcagacagaaagaggggggggaagcaggctccctgctgagcagagaacccgatgtggagctcgatcccagaaccctgggatcaggacctgagccaaaggcagaggctttaactaactgagccacccaggcatctcttttcactttcttgatgctGTCTTTTGAAGcatgaaagttttaaattttgatgaagtccatttgtgcttttgatgtcTTATCTGAGAAcacattgccaaatccaaggtcataaagatttacACCAATGTTTTCCTCTTAGGGTTTTGGGGTTTTAGCTCTTACTTTTCAGTCTTgactcattttgagttaatttttgtatgtgatgtGTAGTATGggtctaacttcattcttttgcatggggGAATCTGCCTAAACTGGCACTAATTCAATTTTGATAGTACATTGCTGTCATTAATTTAGTTTTTTCCTAAACATTTATACTTCCGACTTCATTAAGATAATTACttacttgggacacctgggtggctcagttggttaagcagctgccttcggctcaggtcatgatcccagcgtcctgggatcaagtcccacattgggctccttgctcgccagggagcctgcttctccctctgcctctgcctgcctctctgtctgcctgtgctcgctctctctccctctctctctgacaaataaataaataaaatctaaaaaaaaaaaagataattacttACTTGATGTCTactacaatgaaaagaaaagagctttgaaatattaatatcattattaCTCAGTAATACAAGCACCGAGGGAACTTTagcatttatttgaaattcttttgtCCTTAGTCTCTTTTTGTGGGACATAAAATCAAAATACTCTGTGCTAAAGTCTCTTGAATtaattctttctctgtttggctcTATTACcaatttaatattcatttaggTTTATTTGCTTCAGTCTCTCTGTTTcacagcttttaaattttttttatttgtccttcCAGGTTATCTTTTTGGCAAATGCCtaaaaacatacatatgtatatatgtacctaTTAAGATATGTATAAACATACACAACCACTATACGCACACAcacgtttctttttctttattctccctacTTTACTTCTTTACTTGTGCACAAGGTAGACTGTTCTAATCTGGAGATCTTTCTGTATCTGTACATAGTTCTCTTTGTCATTTCttatagctgcatagtattccattggcgGGTGCCTGTTGCTGGGCGTTTGGGTGCTTATTAATCATTTGCTGTCACACACGGTGCCACAGGGATCACCTGTATGTTGCTGTAGGTTAGATTCCTAGAAGCTGGGTGGCTGGGACCCAGGGTGAGTGCTACTCCAGTGCTCTTAGATTTTGCCAAATTCATCCCCATAAAGACTGCACTGTTCTCCCCTCCCACCAGCCGTGTACAAGAGGGCCTTTTCCCCAGAGTGTGTTGTCCGACGGTGGGGTTTTGCCAGTCTGGTAGGTGACAAATGGTGTCTCCACGTAGTTAACAACTTCCATTCTCTATTAAGTGAGGATGAACATCTTTTCGTATGTTTCACATCATacgtatttatttttctgtgaattgTTTATGTCTGTTGccactttttcccattggattgttgatctttttttctgtttctaagaacCATTTAAACATAGCTCTTTGTGATGTGGGTTCAAATACTTTCCCTCTGtgtgtcatttgtctttttttatagtGTGTTGTGCCATACGGaagtttcaaacattttttatgtagtctaatttattgattttttcttaCATGGCTTCTGGATTTTGAGTCATAGTTAAAAAGGCCTTCCCTACTTCAAGGTAATAAAAGGATTTCACCCATGTTTTCTTCTGGTGCTTGAggggtttatttttatatttcattatgtgTATATTTAATCTTCTTAGTCCCTTTTGCCAAAACTACTTTTCAGATGAGTTTTATACTTCTGTTGAGTATGTATAAGAGCTTCTGTTTCTCACCCTTGCCCGTGTTTGTATAATTTTATACTGAGAATAATATTGCCAAGTGTTCTTTCTGCCCTGTGCTTGGactcctcatctacaaaatgggaatttCTGCtcctgtttaaaaacaaaataagaagagGCAGAGCTGAGAGCGATAAAGAACAGAAGGGGTATAAGAGGAGAGTTTTAATTTCATAACGCTTTGTACATAGTGTGGTAATGACAGGCACTCGGTAAATATGCAGTTGATTGGAGGCAAAGTGCCCATATATTGAAATGTATGTTTTTGGCAGATCTTCTTTCCCTTAAAACTTTATTCATTACTGATAATGCTGCTTATTTCCTCAGTTTGTAGAAGACTATGAACCTACAAAAGCTGACAGTTACAGGAAGAAAGTGGTTCTTGATGGAGAAGAAGTCCAGATAGATATTCTGGACACGGCAGGACAAGAGGACTATGCAGCCATTCGAGATAACTACTTCCGCAGTGGGGAAGGTTTCCTCCTCGTGTTCTCAATCACAGAACACGAATCATTTACAGCAACTGCCGAATTCAGGTATGTTTCAAGTGAAAGAGTCTCCAGACTCTGGGAGgctttttgcctttctttctcacAGGTTCAGCTTGGCAGGACTTTGGGGCTGAGCACAGTAGTAGAGGGTTGAACTCATTATTAGGGAAAATTCTGCTAAAGAATTTCTGCGACTTTTTGAATCTTGGCACATTATAGTCCACCAGTTGTTATAGTCTCTTGGGGTTGCcatgttttataatttctgaatATAAATTATCTGAAGAATCTGTTGTCCCTAGAGAGGACAATGCCATTCCATATTCTCAAGAACctgtaattttgttttcatataaatcCTAAGGGACAATGATTGatggattcactttttttttaagatttgttttttaatgtattgagagagaaagcaagtgagacAGCAAGCGAGTAAGAGCGTGCACACTCGGGGGGCGGGGGCActgggtgagggagagaatctcaagcagactctctgctgagcacggagcctgatgcagggctcgaggCCATAATCTGCCTCTTagcagattatgacctgagctgaaatgaagagtcagatgctcaactcactgagccacccaggtgacccaactgttcatatcttttttataattttgccaGAAAAGTAATCATTTTGCTCTATTTTGAGGTTGATGAAACACTGTCAGGAGACTGCAAGTTTTGGGTACGCATGGCCATTTGCTGCAACTGTAAGGACTGTTAGGCTAGGCGAGTGGAAAAGAGCCCAGCCTTAGAATCTGAtggatctgggtttgaatccttgcTCTGCCCCTTAGCACttttgtgaccctgggcaagtttaCTCAGCGCTGGAGATTCTGTTTCTCTATCTGAAAATGCACTTGTTAGTTGATGAGTTGAAATGTAATGATGCTTTAGGCTATAAATCCTTCAGGGCAGACACGGTGGCCACCTGCACCACGTGCTGTCCCCAGGTCTTCTCAtagggtgtgggggggggttgcttTCACAGTGAGTAGAATATTAACTGCTGTAATTCATTTCAAATGGAGGTTAAAGGTTAAAGATACCTTAAGTTCATTTCATTATAAAGAAACAGTGAGCTGTTAGGCATTATCCTAAGACAAATTCTAATGGGAAGaacatctttctctttttacccCATAcgctttttgtttctcttacacAATTATAGTTTTTTTGATGACTCGCCTTATAAACATATCTGCCCAGTTGACTTTTGATTTTAAGAACCAGATCTAGAGTCTAACAGGGAACTAAGAAAGggggaaagactttttttttcccactctttaGCAAGTTCTGGTCAAAAATCGAGGAATCAACCAAAAATAAGAATGAGGAAACTAAATATCCCTCTAAGATTTGGGGGAGGCATCAGTGAGCCTGGAAGGCCTCAAGGGGTGATCCCAGCTAAACCAGCAGAGTGAGTGGAAGGTAAACAAAGTCGATCTCTATTACCGTGCTGCCTAGTGTCAAGTCTTCAAGGGTGGAACATCCAAATTCTCTGATACTATAGTGTGTGAGTCGTGGTGATCAGTTAAATGACCAGGACTCTTCTGAGTGGTCCTATTAATTTTCAGACTTCCCAACATACCTAGAGTTTTCTCTATGTGGGAATAGCCCCAGTATTCATAAAACTGTGTTTGCAGCTACAGAATCCTGTTTTTATCTGTCCTTGAGGATAAAACACGACAGATGCACACGCTTCCTCATTTTCTTGCATATTCTGAACCTTTTGATTTCCCATCACCCCCATGACTCACCAAGAAAGGAAATGATGGGTAGTGGAAGAGTCCTGTCCCGAGAACAGACATCCTTTCTCCCCATGCCATCCCacatgcatgcgtgcacacacacacgccattCGTGCGTTCCCACAGATTTGGAGCAGGGTCTCATCTCACCTTGGGAGATGGGTTTTGGTCATTCTGTGAGAACAGGGATCCTTAGAAGAAAAAGGACAGATGActacctaaaagaaaaacaagggcaaGTTAGTTCTTCTGACTTGAACTCTGG from Neovison vison isolate M4711 chromosome 3, ASM_NN_V1, whole genome shotgun sequence encodes the following:
- the RALB gene encoding ras-related protein Ral-B, translated to MAANKSKGQSSLALHKVIMVGSGGVGKSALTLQFMYDEFVEDYEPTKADSYRKKVVLDGEEVQIDILDTAGQEDYAAIRDNYFRSGEGFLLVFSITEHESFTATAEFREQILRVKAEEDKIPLLVVGNKSDLEERRQVPIEEARSKAEEWGVQYVETSAKTRANVDKVFFDLMREIRAKKMSENKDKNGKKSSKNKKSFKERCCLL